CACTCAGCGTCCCAAAATCAACTCCTGCAACAACTGCCACGGCTGCTCCTTTGTCATGCATGCGACCCCGCTGTCAGGAAAAGCAGCGGGCCAGGGGAATTGAGAAATCGTTTACTCTTGACTGCCTTTCTATCGATTCCTTACTTTGTTGTCAATGCAATCAGCCTGCGCAACGCTCGCACTCCCCCCAGAAGAATCACGCGTAGCCTGTTTTTAATCATGCCTGATTTAGTATCAAGAGCGTACCAAAGGAGAGCCATACCGCATGCAGAAGATGTCCCCCGCCGAAATGGCAAAGAAGATTGGCGAAGGCCTGCTCTCTTTCCCCGTCACCCACTTCACCCGCGACTTCGCCTTCGACGAAGCCCCATACCGCCAACACATCGCCTGGCTCCTGGAGCACAACCCCGCCGGGCTCTTCGCCGCAGGCGGCACAGGTGAATTCTTCTCCCTCACCCTCGACGAGTTCTCCCGCGTCGTCTCAGCAGCCGTGCGCGAAACCGCCGGGCGCGTCCCCGTACTCGCCGGCTGCGGCTACGGCACAGCCATGGCGAAGCAGTTCGCCGCCGCAGCCGAGAGCGCAGGCGCCGACGGCCTCCTGCTCATGCCGCCCTATCTCGTCAACGCCGACCCTACCGGCCTGCTCGCCCACGCCGAAGCCGTCTGCGCCTCCACCAAGCTCGGCGTCATCTTCTACAACCGCGACAACGCCATCATCGACGACACCATGCTTGCCCGCCTCGCCGAGCGCTGCCCCAACCTCGTCGGCTTCAAAGACGGCCACGGCGACATTGAGCTGATGACGCGCATCTACGCCCGCCTCGGCGACCGCCTCACCTACATCGGCGGCCTGCCCACAGCCGAAACCTTCGCGCTGCCGTACCTCGAAATGGGCGTGACAACGTACTCCTCGGCTATCTTCAACTTCCTGCCCAGCTTCGCGCAGCAGTTCTACGCCGCCGTGCGCAGCCGCGACCGAGAGAAGGTCTACGCAGGCCTCCGCGAATTCGTCCTGCCGTACATCGCCATCCGCAACCGGCGCAAAGGCTACGCGGTCTCCATCGTGAAGGCAGGCCTCACCGCCGTGGGACGCCCCGCGGGCCCAGTGCGCACCCCGCTGGTCGATCTCAACGAGCAGGAGCTTGCCGACCTGAAGAAGCTGATCGGAGACCGCTCCTGAGCAGTCTCCCCATCAACGCCGGCCCGACGAAGCGCACGCGCATACGGTATCTCATCGTCGCCATGCTCTTCGCCGCCAGTGCCTTCAGCTACGGCGACCGCGTCGCGTTGTCCATTGCAGGCGTCTCCATCTCGCGCGACCTTCACCTGAATGCACTCCGCCTCGGCTATCTCTTCTCCGGATTCAGTTGGGCCTACGTCGCAGGGCAACTCCCCGCCGGCGGCCTGCTCGATCGCTACGGCTCCAAGCGCGTCTACGGAACCAGCATCGTCCTCTGGTCGCTGTGCGCGCTGCTGGTGGGCTTCGCAGGATACCTCCCCGCAGCCATCGCCTTCTCGGTCATCTTCGGCCTCCGTCTGCTCTCCGGACTCGCGCAGTCGCCCGTCTTTCCCGGCAACGGCCGCATCGTAGCAAGCTGGTTCCCAACCGCGGAGCGCGGCACCGCCTCTGCAATCTTCAACTCGTCGCAGTACTTCGCCCTCGTTCTCTTTGGACCCATCATGGGCTGGATCGTCCATATCAGCGGCTGGAAGCAGTGCTTCTGGTTCCTGGGCGCGTTAGGCTTCGTGCTGGTCTACTTGTGGTCCAAAGTGATCCACGGCGTCAAAGACCATCCACGCATCAATCAGGCCGAGATCGACTTCATCGAGCAAGGCGGCGGCCTCACCAACATCGACTTCCGCGCAGGCAAAGCGCAGAAGCCCGCAAACCGCCTCACCTGGTCCGCCGTGAAGATGCTCCTGAGCAATCGTATGCTGGTCGGCATCTATCTCGGCCAGTACTGCATCACCACGTTGACGTGGTTCTTCCTCACCTGGTTCCCGGTCTATCTCTATGAGGCGCGCCACATGTCGATCGTCAAAGTCGGCATCATGGCCGCGCTGCCCGCGCTCTGTGGCTCCATCGGTGGTATCCTCGGCGGCGTCGTCTCCGACAAGCTCCTGCGCATGGGCCACTCGCTGACATTCGCCCGCAAGGTCCCCATCGTCTCGGGAATGCTGCTCGCCGTCACCATGCTCGGCTGCAACTACACCAACACGCAGTGGCTCGTCATGGTGCTCCTGTCGTTCGCCTTCTTCGGCAAAGGCTTCGGCGCGCTCGGCTGGACGGTCATCGCCGACACCTCGCCAAAGCCGCTGATCGGCATCAACGGCGGGCTATTTAATTTGATAGGCAACCTTGCAGGCGTCACCACGCCCATCGTCATCGGCTACATCGTCAAACGCACCGGCTCCTTCAACGACGCGCTCATCTTCGTCGCGGCCACCGCCGTCATGGCCATCGTCGCGTACCTGCCCATCGTCGGCGAGATCAAGCGCGTCGACTTCGACCTTCCAGAGCCATCAGGCGGTGCCGCATGATCGACCCCGGCAATCTCACCGACAATCTCAAGGGAACGCCTCAAGTCAAAACCATGCGCGTCATCCCGGTCGCCGGACACGACAGCATGTTGCTCAACCTCAGCGGAGCGCACGCGCCCTTCTTCACTCGCAACCTCGTCATCCTCACCGACAGCGCCGGCCACACCGGAGTAGGAGAAGTCCCCGGCGGAGAAAAAATCCGCAACGTCCTCGAAGACAGCCGCGTGCTCGTCGAAGGCCAGTCCATCGCGGCGTACCAGCAGATTCTCAACACCGTGCAGCAGCGCTTCGGAGACCGCGACGCAGAGGGCCGCGGCCTCCAGACCTTCGATCTGCGCACGACAGTCCACGCCGTCACGGCCATTGAGTGCGCGCTGCTCGACCTGCTCGGCCAGTTCCTCGGCGTGTCCGTTGCCGCCTTGCTAGGCGAAGGCCAGCAGCGCACCCACGTCGACGTTCTCGGCTACCTCTTCTTCATCGGCGACAGAAAGAAGACCGATCTCCCCTATCAAAGCGGCGAACACGCAGACGACGAATGGCTGCGTCTGCGCCACGAAGAAGCGCTCTCCACCGAATCCATCCTGCGCCTCGCCGAAGCCGCACAAGCCCGCTACGGCTTCCACGACTTCAAGCTCAAAGGCGGCGTCTTCCCCGGCGCAAAAGAGATGGAAGCCGCAACCGCACTCGCCGAGCGCTTCCCCCAGGCCCGCATCACGCTCGACCCCAACGGGGCCTGGTCGCTCGACGAAGCCATCTCCCTCTGCACCGGCAAGCGCGAAGTCCTCGCCTACGCCGAAGACCCGTGCGGAGCCGAACAAGGCTTCTCCGGCCGCGAGATCATGGCCGAGTTTCGCCACGCCACCGGCCTCCCCACGGCAACCAACATGATCGCCACCAACTGGCGCGAGCTCAAGCACGCAGCCGAGTTGAGAGCCGTCGACATCCCTCTCGCCGACCCACACTTCTGGACCATGCAGGGCGCCGTGCGCGTAGCGCAGTTCTGCCGCGACTGGGGCATGACGTGGGGCTCGCACTCCAACAACCACTTCGACATCTCGCTTGCAATGTTCACCCACGTCGCCGCCGCCGCACCCGGAAAGATCACCGCCATCGACACGCACTGGATCTGGCAGGACGGCCAGCGCCTCACCCAAAATCCGCTCGTCATAGCCGATGGCAAAATCACAGTTCCGCAAACCCCAGGCCTCGGCGTCGAGTTGGACATGCAGCAGGTCGAAGCCGCACACCGTCTCTACCAACAGGAAGGCCTCGGTGCACGCGACGACGCGAAGGCAATGCAATATCTCCGCCCCGGCTGGAAGTTCAACCCCAAGCGCCCCTGCCTCGCTTGATGCAATCCCTCGCCTGATGCAATCTTTCGAGCATAGGAAGAAGATGGTCTCATGAACCACCCGCAGCCCGACCGTCCCCGTTCGCTTCGCATGGACCCGCGCGACAACGTCGCAATCGTTGTAAACGCCGGCGGCCTGCGCGAAGGCGCACAGCTCGAAGGCGGACTCACCCTGACAGAGCCAGTCCCCGAAGCCCACAAGTTCGCACTCAACGACCTGCCGCAAGGCGCACCCATCATCCGCTATGGAGTCACCATCGGCTACGCAACACGCGCAATCCAGCGCGGCAGTTGGGTGCACGAAGGCCTCATCACCCTCCCCGAAGCCCCCGCTCTCGATTCGCTCCCACTCGCAACCGAGACCCCAAAGCCCCAGCCTCCACTCGAAGGCTATACCTTCCAGGGGTATCGCAACCCCGACGGCACAGCCGGCACAAAAAACATCCTCGCCATCAGCACCACCGTGCAATGCGTCTCTTCGAGCGTCGAGTACGCCATACGCCGCATCAAGGCCGAGCTTCTCCCGCGCTACCCCAACGTAGACGACGTCGTCGCCATCACGCACAACTACGGCTGCGGCGTCGCCATCAACGCACCCGGCGCCGAGATCCCCATCCGCACCCTCGGCAATCTCGCCCTCAACCCAAACCTCGGCGGCGAACCGCTCGTCGTCAGCCTCGGCTGCGAAAAAATGCAGCCCTCGCGCATGTTACCCGCGAGCAAGCTTCCCGTGCTCCGCGAAGAGTCCTACGTCATGCGCTTTCAGGACGAAGAGTATCGCGGCTTCGGCGACATCATCGCCGCCATCATGCAGATGGCCGAGAAGCGCCTCGACCGCCTCAACCAGCGCCGCCGCGTCACCTGTCCCGCATCCGATCTCGTCGTCGGCCTGCAATGCGGAGGCAGCGACGCATTCTCCGGAGCCACAGCAAATCCCGCAGTAGGCTTCGCCAGCGACCTGCTCGTACGCGCCGGAGCAACCGTGATGTTCTCCGAAGTCACCGAAGTCCGCGACGCCATCGATCTACTCACCGCCCGCGCCGCCGACGAATCCGTCGCGCGCGAACTCGTCCGCCAGATGCACTGGTACGACGCCTACCTCGGCCGCGGAGACGCAGACCGCAGCGCCAATCCCACACCCGGCAACAAGGAAGGCGGCCTCGCCAACATCGTCGAAAAATCCCTCGGCTCCATCGCCAAAGCCGGAACCAGCGCAATAACCGGCGTCTTCGGCCCCGGCGAACGCGTCACAAAAAAAGGCCTCATCTTCGCCGCCACACCCGCAAGCGACTTCATCTGCGGCACGTTGCAGCTCGCCGCATCGATGAACATGCACATCTTCACCACAGGGCGCGGAACACCCTACGGCCTGGCGATGGCGCCAGTCATCAAAGTCGCCTCACGCACCGAGCTCGCCCAGCGCTGGCCCGACCTGATCGACCTCGACGCAGGAAGAATTGCGACAGGCCACGCGACCATCGAAGAAATAGGATGGGAGCTCTTCCGCATGGTCCTCGAAGTCGCCAGCGGCAACCAGCAGACCTGGGCCGACCACTGGGGCCTGCACAACGACTTCGCCCTCTTCAATCCAGCCCCAGTGACCTAGACCTGGATTGGATGAGGACGCGCCGCTAATGCGAAGCAGTCCCCGATTGCGAACCCTGCGAGCCAGTCTGCGAATTAGTTGACGACGCCTTCGTAGAAGAAGCAGCAGGTTTTGTCGTCGATTTCGTCGATTTTCTATGAGTCCTGCGTCGGGTGGTCGCCGTGTGGGTCACAGTGGGGCAGGGCACAGCAACAGGCTTCGGAGCCGCCGCAGCCGCGCGCGCATTCGCTTCAAGCACATGCACCCGCTGCTCACGAGCAGCCGCGGCGGTCTGCATCCGCTCGCCCAGTGCGCGTCTCCCGTTTTCAAGCGAGGTCAGCGCCCGGTTAAGAGCCGCTCCCTGGTCTGCCGGGGCCGACATGCGCCCAATCTCCGTCACGCGCAGCAGCACATCGTAAAGCGCTTCGATGTTTCGATAAGCAGGCAGAACCGCGACAACCGAATCAGGTGTACGGTCGGCAGTCGCCAGCAGCGGCGGCAGCGTATTGGTCAGGTCGTGCTGTATGGAGCTAACGTTCGACGCCGTCTCCTGCTTCATTGCGCCTGTCAGCTTCCACTTCTCCGGCCGCAACCCGTCCAGCGCGTTCCCAACATCACTCAGCGGCTGCTGCATGATGGCCGATGCGGTCGTTGTCTGGGGCGCCGCAGGTGCAGGACTAGCCGCCGTCTGGGCAGACTGCGCCGCGCAACTAGCGGCAACGAGCATAAGCGGCAAAACGAAGAAGTGCTTTCCTGTACATTTCATCAAAGATTTCTGTCTCCATTCGTCTCCAATGCCGCCACTGCGACGGAGAAGACGCATCGTTCTAGTTAGTGTTAGCGGTCTCTCGTTTTTGATGCCAGCAGAGCGTCTCCGCGTTATTCCATTCCAACCTAAAGCATCTCGCTGAAAATGTCCGCTCACCGGAACCCGCACGAGAGATTTGTGCCGAATTTCGGTCACCCGTGCGGGCATCGAGTAGTCGCCTTTTCTCAAAGGCCAACGCCGCCCCAAACAATTCCGCACCTCAAACTGCTGTACCGAAATGCGGAATTTCCGGCCTCATAGGTAGAACCAATTGGAAATCAAATAAGCAGAGATGAGAAGGCGGCGGTCGGTCCATCCTGCAAGTAATTGATAAATAGAGGATTAATCGAGAGTGAAAACAAAATTCATTTTCAGCGAAAATTTGAAATTAACTTTCACAAACTGCTTGACACATCCGCATTGCACCGATGTAATTCCGGTTCATCGACAACCTTTTCGCTAAAAACTGCCGAATTTATTGGAGTGCCCCATGAAGCGATATTTACTCGTCTGTTTGCTCTGCATCACCGCGGTCGCCTTCTCGCAGGAGTTCCGCGCCACCATGACCGGTCGCGTCACCGACTCGTCCGGCGCCATCATCCCCAAGGCAGCCGTCACCGTGACCAACATGGACACCAAGGTCGCGGTCAACACCACCACCAACGCAGCCGGTCAATACACCACTCCATTTCTGCTTCCCGGCAAATACAGCATCACGGTCACGGCGCCCGGCTTCCAGAAGTTCGTGCATGACAACATCACTCTGCAAACCGGCGCGCGCGTCAGCGAAGACGCCGCGCTCTCCGTCGGCTCCGTCGCCGAAGAGGTCCACGTCAGTGCCGACAACACGTTGATCGATACCCAGAGCGCCACCGCCGGCCAGGTCCTCACCTCCGAAGAGATCGAAGACCTTCCCGACAACGGCCGCTCCCCGCTCGGCCTCGCCAAGACCGAATACGGCGTCGTGCCCAAAGCCAAGGATTCCGTCACCCAGACGCGCCCGTTCGATAACAGCGCCACCAGCGACTTCTCCATCGGCGGCGGCAACTCGCAGTCCAACGAGCTTCTCCTGAACGGCGTGCCCAACATGCAGGACTCCTCCCGCGTCGCCGGCTTCAGCCCAAGCCTGGACTCCGTGCAGGCCGTCCGCGTCGATGTCTTCGAATCTGACGCCTCCTACGGCGACACCTCCGGTGGCACGGTCAACCTTGTCACCAAAGCGGGCACAAACCAGTTCCACGGCACCGCCTCCGAATTCAACGAGTTCTCCGGCATCAATGCCGTGCAACGCTGGTTCATTCCCAAGGGCTCGACGACTCCACCCACGCGCCAGAACCAATACGGCTTTACCCTCGGTGGCCCGGTCTGGATTCCCAAGGTATTCAACGGTCGCGACAAGCTCTTCTTCTTCTATGCGTATGAGCGCTTCATCGGCAGCACACCTGACCCGGTTCTAAGCACGGTACCAACGCAGGCAGAGCGTGGCGGCGATTTTTCGGCCCTACTCGCACTTGGCAGCTCCTACCAACTTTACGATCCATACTCTGGCGTAGCAGTGGGAACCAGCGTGGCCCGCAGTCCGCTTCAGGGCAACATCGTTCCCAGCACGAAGATCAATCCCGTCTCTCAGGCGCTTATCAAATATTTCCCGGCGCCCAACGTCACCGGCTCTCCCGACGGCGAGAACAACTACTTCTCCAACATTCCAACGACCGACAACTACAACTCGCACTCCGGCCGTCTCGATTGGAGCCTCAACGACAGCAACAAGATCTTCTTCGAGACCCACCGCAGCGAATACAAGCGCTCGCTCGCCAACATCTTCAACAACATCTCCACCGGCACCACATCCTACGATGTCTACCAGGGCGGAGTCGTGGACTACGTTCGCACCTGGAACCCGACCCTGACCTCCGACACACGCGCCAGCCTCACGCGCAGCTATCTGAACTCATCCTTAAACAGCCAGGGATTCAATGCCACTGCCATCGGCTACCCCGGCTATATCGACGACAACGCCACCGAGCGCTTCATGCCGCAGATCAGCTTCTCTGAGCCAAAAGGCACGACAGCATTCGGCGGACTCAGCACCAAGCCAAGCAATCTCGAAGCATTCGACACCTTCCAGTTCTTCTCCGCGACAACCAAGGTTTGGGGACACCATGTCCTCAAGATCGGTCCAGATCTCCGGCTTTACAAATACGCGTTGCTGTCACCCGGCTCCTCATCCGGCAGCTTTACCTTCGGCAACAACTTCATGACGTCCAGCACGGCTGCGGCTGCTCCACCGTTCGGCTCATCGTTCGCCAGCTTCCTCTACGGCATTCCCACAGGCGGCACGCAGAACATATCGCAGGCATATCTCTACAACTCCTGGTACTTCTCCGGCTTCGTGCAAGACGATTGGCGCTTGCTTCCTTCGCTTACCGTCAACCTCGGCATGCGCGTCGAGCATGAGACGCCCATTACCGAATCGCTCAACCGTGCTGTCGTCGGTTGGGACTCCACCACCGCCAACGAGGCCACTGCTCCGGCGACTGCCGCATATGCCAGCATCTACGCGGCCAACGCAAGCCACCTCGCAGAGCTTCCTCCCTCTGCATTCGTTTCGACTGGTGGCGTGATCTATGCCACGCCATCGCACCGCAACGAATACAACACCCCGAAGGCTTACGTCAGCCCACGCATCGGCATCTCGTTTGCTCCTCCCGTCTTCAATAACAAGATGGTCGTTCGCGCCGGCTTTGGCGTCTTCGTCAACCCGTTCACGGACTACAACACCCCACAGAACTACGGCTTCTCGGCGACCACTTCGCTCGTGCCCACAACCGACAACTACGTCACCCCCGCGGCGACGCTGTCTGATCCATTCCCATCCTCGAATCCAATCCAACAGCCCACAGGTTCCGCACTCGGCATCAACACCAACCTCGGCAGCGGCATTCAATTCCGCGGCCCCAATCTCCAGGTGCCATACTCACAGCGTTGGAGCTTGGATATCCAGCAGCAGCTCACCGCGAACTCCATGATCGACATCGGCTACATCGGTGCGCATCAGGTCCATCTCAGCTATACAAATAATCTCAGCGCCGCAGGCTATTACCCCTACATGAGCCAATCGCGTCGTCTCGATCCTGTTGTCCAGGCAAACTTGGGGCAGAGCATCACTAATCCGTTCAAAGGCCTGCCAGGCATGACAGGCAGTCTCGACACATCCAAGACGATCGCTAAATACACGCTTCTCCAGCGCTACCCCGAGTACTCCAGCATCGTGCAGGCGTTGGTCCCGGGAGCATCAGCCACTTACAACGAGCTGCTGGCCCGTTATCACGTTCGTGCAAGCCATGGCCTCGAGCTTAACGTCAACTACGAATACTCTCGCAATCTCATGACCAGCCAGCTCACACCCGGCGGCCCACTCACCTATGGCGAGTCCACTTCGGACTATCCGGTCCATCTCTCCATCACCACCAGCTACGCGCTGCCCATCGGTCGCGGCCGCTCCTGGCTCGCCAACAACCGTCTGGTCGATGCGCTCATTGGCGGCTTCTCCGTCAACGCCATCTACCAGAAGCTCTCCGGAACGCCGATCTCCTGGAGTCAGTTTGATTTCGCCAACGGATCCAACGGCTTCAATTCAAACTTCCACGTCAACATGCGCAACTACAACGAGGCATTCGACCGGACCGTCTTCTACACCGGAACTGGCGCTGGCTATAAGAATGGAACGGATCTGACCGACACCGGCCAGCCCAGCAGCACCTACAACGTCCGTACCGTCCCGCAATACTTCTTCCGTCAGGACGGCACCAACAACCTCGACGCTTCGGTCATCAAGACCTTCCACATTGGCGAGCGCTTCAACCTCGAATATCGCTTCGAAGCCTTCAACGTCCTCAACCACACCGTCTTTGGCGCGCCGAACGTCTCGCCCACCTCTGCGGTCGGCAGCACCAGCGCCGGTCCCACGGGCTTCGCCACCATCGACACCATCTCCAGCGTCAACCGTACGCTGCAACAAGGTCTCAGAATTCAGTTCTGATGGCCTCGGAACTGGCTAGGGGAGACGCACCATGCGTCTCCCCGTTTTTTTCTTAGTGTCTTTCTTGTTGTCATCGTCATCGCCATCACCTGCGTTGTCATTCTGAGCGCAGCGAAGAACCCCCGCATTTCGCCTATAGCCGCACAAATCTTTGCTTGGGTGCGGGTGCCCCATGTCCCAATTCTGAGACACGGGACATTCGCGCAAAGCTCGAACCGCCTTCCTTCCTTAGCCACAAATCTCCCATCTGGACCGCCACCATGTATAGTTTCACCATCGTCTCACCCAAACGTCGTATAGCTTCCATCCCCCATTCGGCACCAAGCTGGTGACTATGAGCTTCTCTCGCTGGACTCTCATCGCAGCCCTCCTTGCGCTTCCCGCCTGCATGCATGGCCAGTCGTCCTGCCTCAACGGCCTGCCCGACACCCTCCACTCTGCCGTCGAGCACGACAACTGGAAGATCGTCCAGAGCGGCGATCTCTCCGAAGCAGACCAGCGTGTCTGGAGCAACAACCACCCCAGCGACTGCGCGGGCGTAGCCGCCGGTAATTTCTCCTCGAAGGCCAAACAATCCTTCATCGTCGCGCTCATCCAGCACGACGGGCAGAACAACCTCCTCGAAAAGGTCGATCTCGTCTACCTCAAAAAAGACAAGCCGATCATCGAAGACGCCGTCACCACCCAGGCCATCGCCACGCCCTACGTTGTGTGGAGACTCCCCAAGGGCCGCTACCTCGGCATCGACGGAACCAAGGCATCCATCTCCCGCGATTCATTCGTCTTCGAAAAGCTCGTAGGCCCGGCCAGCCAGTACTACTACCAGGGCAACAACCTCCGCTCCTTCGTGCTCTCTCGCTAGCCCCAGGTACCCATCCACACCCGTCATCCTGAGCGAAGCGACCGCAGGAGCGGAGTCGAAGGACCCCGACACCGCCAAACCCACCCATACCCTCGAACCTTTTCAACCACAACTCCCGCGGGTGTCCCATAGCCGTGTGCCCCATGTCTCGTTCCTGAGACATGGGCCATTCGAGCGCAGCTCGAACCGCTTTCCTTTCACCCAGACACACACCCCGTCATCCTGAGCGAAGCGACCGCAGGGAGCGGAGTCGAAGGACCCCGACACCGCCAAATTCACCAATACCCTCAAACCCTTTCAGCCACAACCGTCACTTCCCAACAAAATCGCACAGGTGCTCAAGGTCTCACCTCTGA
The Edaphobacter acidisoli genome window above contains:
- the kdgD gene encoding 5-dehydro-4-deoxyglucarate dehydratase, which produces MQKMSPAEMAKKIGEGLLSFPVTHFTRDFAFDEAPYRQHIAWLLEHNPAGLFAAGGTGEFFSLTLDEFSRVVSAAVRETAGRVPVLAGCGYGTAMAKQFAAAAESAGADGLLLMPPYLVNADPTGLLAHAEAVCASTKLGVIFYNRDNAIIDDTMLARLAERCPNLVGFKDGHGDIELMTRIYARLGDRLTYIGGLPTAETFALPYLEMGVTTYSSAIFNFLPSFAQQFYAAVRSRDREKVYAGLREFVLPYIAIRNRRKGYAVSIVKAGLTAVGRPAGPVRTPLVDLNEQELADLKKLIGDRS
- a CDS encoding MFS transporter, whose protein sequence is MLFAASAFSYGDRVALSIAGVSISRDLHLNALRLGYLFSGFSWAYVAGQLPAGGLLDRYGSKRVYGTSIVLWSLCALLVGFAGYLPAAIAFSVIFGLRLLSGLAQSPVFPGNGRIVASWFPTAERGTASAIFNSSQYFALVLFGPIMGWIVHISGWKQCFWFLGALGFVLVYLWSKVIHGVKDHPRINQAEIDFIEQGGGLTNIDFRAGKAQKPANRLTWSAVKMLLSNRMLVGIYLGQYCITTLTWFFLTWFPVYLYEARHMSIVKVGIMAALPALCGSIGGILGGVVSDKLLRMGHSLTFARKVPIVSGMLLAVTMLGCNYTNTQWLVMVLLSFAFFGKGFGALGWTVIADTSPKPLIGINGGLFNLIGNLAGVTTPIVIGYIVKRTGSFNDALIFVAATAVMAIVAYLPIVGEIKRVDFDLPEPSGGAA
- a CDS encoding enolase C-terminal domain-like protein, with product MIDPGNLTDNLKGTPQVKTMRVIPVAGHDSMLLNLSGAHAPFFTRNLVILTDSAGHTGVGEVPGGEKIRNVLEDSRVLVEGQSIAAYQQILNTVQQRFGDRDAEGRGLQTFDLRTTVHAVTAIECALLDLLGQFLGVSVAALLGEGQQRTHVDVLGYLFFIGDRKKTDLPYQSGEHADDEWLRLRHEEALSTESILRLAEAAQARYGFHDFKLKGGVFPGAKEMEAATALAERFPQARITLDPNGAWSLDEAISLCTGKREVLAYAEDPCGAEQGFSGREIMAEFRHATGLPTATNMIATNWRELKHAAELRAVDIPLADPHFWTMQGAVRVAQFCRDWGMTWGSHSNNHFDISLAMFTHVAAAAPGKITAIDTHWIWQDGQRLTQNPLVIADGKITVPQTPGLGVELDMQQVEAAHRLYQQEGLGARDDAKAMQYLRPGWKFNPKRPCLA
- the garD gene encoding galactarate dehydratase: MNHPQPDRPRSLRMDPRDNVAIVVNAGGLREGAQLEGGLTLTEPVPEAHKFALNDLPQGAPIIRYGVTIGYATRAIQRGSWVHEGLITLPEAPALDSLPLATETPKPQPPLEGYTFQGYRNPDGTAGTKNILAISTTVQCVSSSVEYAIRRIKAELLPRYPNVDDVVAITHNYGCGVAINAPGAEIPIRTLGNLALNPNLGGEPLVVSLGCEKMQPSRMLPASKLPVLREESYVMRFQDEEYRGFGDIIAAIMQMAEKRLDRLNQRRRVTCPASDLVVGLQCGGSDAFSGATANPAVGFASDLLVRAGATVMFSEVTEVRDAIDLLTARAADESVARELVRQMHWYDAYLGRGDADRSANPTPGNKEGGLANIVEKSLGSIAKAGTSAITGVFGPGERVTKKGLIFAATPASDFICGTLQLAASMNMHIFTTGRGTPYGLAMAPVIKVASRTELAQRWPDLIDLDAGRIATGHATIEEIGWELFRMVLEVASGNQQTWADHWGLHNDFALFNPAPVT
- a CDS encoding TonB-dependent receptor — encoded protein: MKRYLLVCLLCITAVAFSQEFRATMTGRVTDSSGAIIPKAAVTVTNMDTKVAVNTTTNAAGQYTTPFLLPGKYSITVTAPGFQKFVHDNITLQTGARVSEDAALSVGSVAEEVHVSADNTLIDTQSATAGQVLTSEEIEDLPDNGRSPLGLAKTEYGVVPKAKDSVTQTRPFDNSATSDFSIGGGNSQSNELLLNGVPNMQDSSRVAGFSPSLDSVQAVRVDVFESDASYGDTSGGTVNLVTKAGTNQFHGTASEFNEFSGINAVQRWFIPKGSTTPPTRQNQYGFTLGGPVWIPKVFNGRDKLFFFYAYERFIGSTPDPVLSTVPTQAERGGDFSALLALGSSYQLYDPYSGVAVGTSVARSPLQGNIVPSTKINPVSQALIKYFPAPNVTGSPDGENNYFSNIPTTDNYNSHSGRLDWSLNDSNKIFFETHRSEYKRSLANIFNNISTGTTSYDVYQGGVVDYVRTWNPTLTSDTRASLTRSYLNSSLNSQGFNATAIGYPGYIDDNATERFMPQISFSEPKGTTAFGGLSTKPSNLEAFDTFQFFSATTKVWGHHVLKIGPDLRLYKYALLSPGSSSGSFTFGNNFMTSSTAAAAPPFGSSFASFLYGIPTGGTQNISQAYLYNSWYFSGFVQDDWRLLPSLTVNLGMRVEHETPITESLNRAVVGWDSTTANEATAPATAAYASIYAANASHLAELPPSAFVSTGGVIYATPSHRNEYNTPKAYVSPRIGISFAPPVFNNKMVVRAGFGVFVNPFTDYNTPQNYGFSATTSLVPTTDNYVTPAATLSDPFPSSNPIQQPTGSALGINTNLGSGIQFRGPNLQVPYSQRWSLDIQQQLTANSMIDIGYIGAHQVHLSYTNNLSAAGYYPYMSQSRRLDPVVQANLGQSITNPFKGLPGMTGSLDTSKTIAKYTLLQRYPEYSSIVQALVPGASATYNELLARYHVRASHGLELNVNYEYSRNLMTSQLTPGGPLTYGESTSDYPVHLSITTSYALPIGRGRSWLANNRLVDALIGGFSVNAIYQKLSGTPISWSQFDFANGSNGFNSNFHVNMRNYNEAFDRTVFYTGTGAGYKNGTDLTDTGQPSSTYNVRTVPQYFFRQDGTNNLDASVIKTFHIGERFNLEYRFEAFNVLNHTVFGAPNVSPTSAVGSTSAGPTGFATIDTISSVNRTLQQGLRIQF